In Mustela lutreola isolate mMusLut2 chromosome 4, mMusLut2.pri, whole genome shotgun sequence, the genomic stretch TTCTTTCTTATGACAATGTCCTAGAGAGTTCCCACTTGCTAACAATACCACAAAGTTGACGATATAATTGAGGCAGAACTTAACATGAATGTAATGCAGCATCCTCTATGTTAGAAGATACAAAATAACCACATCTGCATGTGATTGGCTAATATTGGGATTTGCTATTCTAATAACTGTTGAAATTAATAGGATTTTGCAGAAATAGATAAAGGAGGCAGGAAAAACACTTTAGGGCATTTGAGATGGAAGTGTTGGTGGTATAATTGTGATCAGGAAAGGACAGGGTGGCACATCAGAACAGAGTGCAAGGGAGGATGGCCGGTGAACTGAGAGACAAGGGTAGAGGGTGGGTGTGGTTAGGGTAGACAAGGTGTACAAGGGTAGACAGGGGTGGTTGTGTTTTCATGCCTAGGATGTGGTGTTGGTGGCTATTGCTCCTCTTCTTGGGcttttaatttactttcaaaTTTATTCATGTCCTACATAAAACATTTAACACCAAGTTTGTATAGAAAATAGTAGTAGTACGTTGTAGAGTCTAGGTGTGGCTGGTATTTCCTCAATTGGAGTCGTCCTTTATCTTTTTGCAATCAAAAGCCTGTTTTCTCCCCTTTGCTCTTTAGATTTCACAAGGAACAAGAGCTCAGAACTACATGTTGGTGAATCACTCTAGTGCCACTGAATTTTATCTCCTTGGCTTCCCTGGCTCCAGAGAACTACACCATCTTCTCTTTgctaccttcttcttcttctacttagTGACATTAATGGGAAACACAGTCATTATTGTGATGGTGTGTGTTGATAAACGTCTGCAGTcccccatgtatttcttccttggTCATCTTTCTGCCTTGGAGATCTTGGTTACTACTATTATCGTGCCTGTGATGCTTTGGGGATTGCTTCTCCCTGGAATGCAGACAATCTCTTTGGCTGCATGTGTCACCCAGCTCTTCCTGTATCTTGCTGTGGGAACCACAGAGTTTGCATTGCTGGGAGCGATGGCTGTGGACTGTTATGTGGCTGTCTGTAATCCTTTGAGATACAACATCATTATGAACAACCGAACCTGCATCTGGGTAGTCGTTGTGTCATGGGTGTTTGGGTTCCTTTTTCAAATCTGGCCAGTGTATGCCACATTTCAGCTGACCTTCTGCAAATCACATGTGGTGAACAATTTCTTCTGTGACCGAGGGCAATTGCTGAAACTATCCTGCAATAATACCCTCTTCATAGAGTTTATCCTATTCTTAATggctatttttgttctttttggttcTTTGATCCCTACAACCATCTCCTACACCTACATCATCTCCACCATCCTCAAGATCCCTTCAGCCTCTGGGCAGAGGAAGGCCTTCTCTACGTGTGCATCTCACTTCACTTGTGTCATTATTGGCTATGGCAGTTGCTTGTTCCTCTATGTGAAACCCAAGCAAACACAGGCTGCGGATTACAATAGGGTAGTTTCGTTGATGGTTTCAGTGGTTACTCCTTTCCTCAACCCTTTCATCTTCACCCTCCGAAATGACAAAGTAATAGAAGCCCTTCGGGATGGAGTGAAAAGATGCTGTCAACAATTTAGTATCTAATCTTGTCTTAAGTATTGCTATGAATTCTAGAATGCTCTGATAAGTACTTACTTATCTTTTAGCTGCATCTTAGTCACCATCAAATAACGTGTGTGCAACAAAAGCCTTTTAAATTATGGCCATGGTTTTTAACATGTTTGGTTGTTACTAAAAATTTACCTTATGATAAAGTTACATATAtggatacagatacagatacacaTGCCCTTCTGAAATTATgatatatttcacaataaaacttttaaaaaattaaatggaaaaataatatgtGTGATATTTAAGTTTCTGAATAAGAAagggtgggtattatagagggcacggattgcatggagcactgggtatggtgaaaaaataatgatactgttatgctgaaaataaataaattaaaaaaaaaaaagaaagggtagaAAAATTTTTTCCCACTGCAGAATGGGATGACTACTGGATTCTAGGTCATCTAAATCCTCTAAAAGGTCCTGT encodes the following:
- the LOC131830220 gene encoding olfactory receptor 9A4, yielding MLVNHSSATEFYLLGFPGSRELHHLLFATFFFFYLVTLMGNTVIIVMVCVDKRLQSPMYFFLGHLSALEILVTTIIVPVMLWGLLLPGMQTISLAACVTQLFLYLAVGTTEFALLGAMAVDCYVAVCNPLRYNIIMNNRTCIWVVVVSWVFGFLFQIWPVYATFQLTFCKSHVVNNFFCDRGQLLKLSCNNTLFIEFILFLMAIFVLFGSLIPTTISYTYIISTILKIPSASGQRKAFSTCASHFTCVIIGYGSCLFLYVKPKQTQAADYNRVVSLMVSVVTPFLNPFIFTLRNDKVIEALRDGVKRCCQQFSI